From Oryza brachyantha chromosome 9, ObraRS2, whole genome shotgun sequence, a single genomic window includes:
- the LOC102716898 gene encoding protein NEDD1, giving the protein MGFVDPAAPLLATCGGDTVKLFDVTVESGDPCVLAYTPAPSHPVNAVRWNHTNLIVASAGDDKKISLWHKKGQNVGQLPTSTVDRGDDIEECIYSISFSNKGSRYLCSGGSGHIVRIWDLQRKRCIKWLSGHTDTITGVMYNCKDEHLASISMKGDLILHNLASGARAAELSDPNGQVLRVLDYSRHSRHILVTAGDDGSVHLWDTTARTPKVSWLKQHSAPISGVCISPSSDKIIATVGLDKKLYTLDSGSRRPTHTIPHEAPFSSLAYNDDGTILAAGTNSGRVIFYDVRGKPQPLTILRAYNSSEAVTGLCWQRSKPVIVNENSSSEVALLGGSSEDSVLMPDPLPSASSAFGAAIPNHRSSLTANPSGFLSTSTSSTVEETPYRTRPLSGGPLLKLQAAPRGNFSLKDDMDVFSPLVDVQPFTPSSGSLWDDHGSDETKKDDKLGDKKLSTTRKFPYIEDNNEPHPISDWRSISNSRQDDASSTTTTSMPSWKSELSITSPETATGNALQDRLTHRQQVSRFGASAFQTGSFAFAGLQDSASATGNSLKGSLTSNILMNLQNKGVLSNARASLDTSTSSLQSSLPSGFMAKTIPPVNSDQPGAAQSSSQWKPSTYTDRMSTSSVFSEGLASAFGSPKSKKTGAETKDELLSSLLSRQEAAGASSSASLVANNGVVPPQLPSSGLSADQQGASSFSLQYVQRMLEESLGSVQKSIHEDVRNLHIELLRQFHMQEMEMSGVMNQVLEKLEGLTKEVQQLRRENQQLRQQLL; this is encoded by the exons ATGGGGTTCGTCgatccggcggcgccgctgctggCCACGTGCGGCGGTGACACCGTCAAGCTCTTCGACGTCACGGTCGAGTCCGGCGACCCCTGCGTCCTCGCCTACACCCCCGCGCCCTCCCACCCCGTCAACGCCGTACGCTGGAACCACACCA ATCTAATTGTAGCAAGTGCTGGGGATGATAAAAAGATCTCATTGTGGCATAAAAAAGGTCAAAATGTAGGACAGCTACCAACATCAACTGTTGATCGTGGGGATGACATAGAG GAGTGCATATATTCTATCAGTTTCAGCAACAAGGGTTCACGGTATCTTTGCTCTGGTGGGAGTGGCCACATCGTTAGAATATGGGATTTGCAGCGGAAGAGGTGCATCAAATGGCTAAGTGGTCACACTGACACCATTACAGGTGTAATGTATAATTGTAAAGATGAACATTTGGCTTCAATCAGCATGAAGGGGGACCTTATTCTTCATAATCTTGCTTCTGGAGCACGTGCTGCTGAACTTAGTGACCCAAATGGGCAG GTGTTGAGAGTGCTTGATTATTCACGTCATAGTAGGCATATATTGGTGACAGCAGGAGATGATGGTTCTGTGCATCTTTGGGATACAACTGCAAGAACTCCAAAG GTCTCGTGGCTGAAGCAACATTCTGCACCCATAAGTGGTGTCTGTATTTCACCCTCCAGCGATAAG ataATTGCTACAGTTGGCCTGGACAAGAAGTTATACACACTCGACTCAGGGTCAAGAAGACCAACACACACTATTCCTCATGAAGCCCCTTTCTCATCGTTGGCATACAACGACGATGGTACAATATTGGCTGCAGGCACAAATAGTGGTCGTGTGATATTCTATGATGTTCGAGGAAAACCTCAGCCTCTGACCATTCTTCGTGCATACAATAGCTCAGAG GCTGTGACAGGTTTATGTTGGCAACGCTCAAAGCCTGTCATTGTTAATGAGAATAGTTCTTCTGAGGTTGCTCTTCTGGGTGGAAGCAGCGAAGACTCTGTTCTCATGCCAGATCCCTTACCTTCAGCAAGTTCAGCTTTTGGAGCTGCCATCCCAAATCATCGCTCTTCTTTGACGGCAAACCCAAGTGGATTTCTTTCTACTTCAACCTCTTCAACTGTGGAGGAAACTCCATATAGGACACGGCCATTGTCTGGTGGACCATTATTGAAACTGCAGGCGGCTCCTCGTGGTAACTTCAGTCTAAAGGATGATATGGATGTATTCTCTCCACTTGTTGATGTTCAACCTTTCACACCGTCCAGTGGTAGCCTGTGGGATGACCATGGTagtgatgaaacaaaaaaagatgataAACTTGGGGACAAAAAACTGTCAACAACTAGGAAGTTCCCATATATTGAAGACAACAATGAGCCACACCCAATCTCAGATTGGAGGTCCATTTCCAATTCAAGACAG GATGATGCCTCATCTACGACCACTACATCCATGCCATCATGGAAGAGTGAACTATCTATCACTTCACCTGAGACAGCAACTGGAAATGCATTACAAGACAGGCTGACTCACCGTCAACAAGTTTCGCGCTTTGGGGCTTCGGCCTTTCAAACTGGTAGCTTTGCATTTGCAGGCTTACAAGATTCAGCTTCAGCAACCGGTAACTCATTGAAAGGCTCTCTaacaagtaatatattaatgaaCCTACAAAACAAGGGTGTCTTGAGCAATGCACGTGCTTCCTTGGACACATCAACTTCTAGCCTTCAAAGTTCACTGCCCTCAGGTTTTATGGCCAAGACCATACCACCAGTAAACTCTGATCAGCCAGGAGCAGCACAATCCAGCTCTCAATGGAAACCCTCAACTTATACTGATAGAATGAGCACATCATCTGTTTTTAGTGAAGGATTAGCATCAGCCTTTGGTTCACCAAAATCAAAGAAGACTGGGGCAGAAACAAAAGATGAACTGCTGAGTAGTCTTCTATCAAGACAAGAAGCAGCTGGTGCCTCTTCATCTGCTAGCCTTGTAGCAAACAAT GGGGTAGTGCCTCCACAATTGCCAAGCTCAGGTTTGTCAGCTGATCAGCAGGGAGCTTCTTCCTTCTCACTTCAGTATGTGCAGCGCATGCTTGAAGAATCTTTAGGATCAGTTCAGAAGTCCATCCATGAGGATGTGAGGAATCTCCACATTGAACTTCTAAGACAATTTCACATGCAAGAG ATGGAAATGTCAGGCGTGATGAACCAGGTCCTAGAGAAGTTGGAAGGCCTTACAAAGGAAGTCCAACAGCTCAGAAGGGAGAACCAACAGCTCCGGCAGCAACTCCTCTAA
- the LOC102717182 gene encoding vacuolar protein sorting-associated protein 32 homolog 2-like: protein MFNRIFGKPKEQANASALATLDKLNETLDMLEKKEKVLEKKAAAELERAKDFSKAKNKRAAIQSLKRKKLYEQQIEQLGNFQLRIHDQMIMLEAAKATTETVDALRTGAAAMKAMQKATNIDDVDKTMDEINEQTENMKQIQDALSAPLGASADFDEDELEAELEELEGAELESQLLEPVAAPPVHPVQVPTRPNRPVPQKASAEEDELAALQAEMAL, encoded by the exons ATGTTTAACAGGATCTTTGGTAAGCCCAAGGAGCAGGCCAATGCCAGTGCATTGGCCACGCTTGATAAGTTAAATGAG ACTCTTGACATGCtggagaagaaggagaaagTCCTAGAGAAAAAGGCAGCTGCAGAACTGGAGAGGGCAAAAGATTTCTCAAAAGCTAAGAATAAAAGAG CGGCTATCCAATCcttgaagagaaaaaaactttatgaGCAACAAATTGAGCAGCTTGGGAACTTTCAGTTGAGAATTCATGATCAG ATGATCATGTTAGAAGCTGCGAAAGCTACGACAGAGACTGTTGATGCATTGAGGACTGGAGCTGCAGCTATGAAAGCAATGCAAAAAGCAAC AAATATTGATGATGTTGATAAGACTATGGATGAAATTAATGAACAGACTGAAAACATGAAACAAATACAAGATGCTTTGTCAGCACCTCTTGGAGCATCTGCTGATTTTGATGAG GATGAACTAGAAGCGGAACTGGAAGAACTGGAGGGAGCAGAATTGGAATCTCAGCTTCTCGAGCCTGTTGCAGCTCCACCTGTGCATCCAGTTCAGGTCCCAACCAGACCAAATCGCCCTGTTCCACAGAAAGCATCAGCTGAGGAGGATGAGCTTGCAGCCCTGCAAGCTGAAATGGCATTATGA